From Acidobacteriota bacterium, one genomic window encodes:
- a CDS encoding TlpA family protein disulfide reductase codes for MRNLIITALFIVLSGASAFAQKDGPVKLKGQVVCSSCWFEASDRKKNPYGTTADIECAIDCSKKDLPQALAVEDEKGFTLYLLEKGAFKTTGKDFLDIVPKTVEIEGDLRTEKDKRFVKVNSLKVIKETFVKPTPVSDDAVLALKDLTGAEQSLAGYRGRVVVLNFWATWCEPCKKEMPDLSAIQNDYAALGVQVIGASGDAASDSAKVLKFIREYKLNFPVWVGTATTDMERFGVGTVLPATVIIDRDGKIVWREIGIIKPAELRKELDKLLLPKVTEAVKVAKADKAKTKNTSLVPA; via the coding sequence TCTCTTCATTGTCCTTTCTGGCGCTTCGGCATTTGCTCAAAAGGACGGCCCCGTAAAACTCAAAGGCCAGGTGGTTTGTTCGTCATGTTGGTTCGAGGCAAGCGACCGCAAGAAAAACCCATACGGAACTACCGCGGACATCGAATGTGCTATCGACTGTTCCAAAAAGGACCTGCCGCAAGCTTTGGCCGTTGAAGACGAAAAAGGGTTTACCCTCTACCTACTAGAGAAAGGAGCGTTCAAAACCACTGGCAAAGATTTTCTTGATATCGTTCCCAAGACAGTTGAGATCGAGGGTGATCTCCGCACGGAAAAGGATAAGCGATTCGTCAAGGTAAATTCGCTTAAGGTGATCAAAGAGACCTTTGTTAAGCCGACGCCTGTCTCGGATGATGCTGTTCTCGCCCTGAAAGACCTTACTGGTGCCGAGCAAAGCCTTGCGGGGTATCGAGGTCGCGTAGTCGTTCTAAATTTTTGGGCGACTTGGTGCGAGCCCTGCAAAAAAGAAATGCCCGACCTGTCGGCGATACAGAACGACTACGCGGCCCTTGGCGTTCAGGTGATCGGAGCCTCAGGCGACGCTGCTTCAGACTCCGCAAAGGTATTAAAATTTATTCGGGAATACAAGCTGAATTTTCCGGTCTGGGTCGGAACAGCGACGACCGATATGGAGCGATTTGGTGTCGGAACTGTACTGCCCGCGACGGTAATAATTGACCGCGACGGTAAGATCGTCTGGCGCGAGATCGGGATCATCAAGCCCGCGGAGTTAAGAAAAGAACTGGATAAACTTCTGCTTCCGAAAGTCACGGAAGCGGTAAAAGTCGCGAAGGCGGATAAAGCTAAAACAAAAAATACGTCGCTCGTTCCTGCCTGA
- a CDS encoding peptide MFS transporter yields MSTNASDLTPKAGREFFGHPKGLPTLFMTEMWERFSFYGIRPLLILFMTATLMNGGFGFERPKAAAIVGIYAACVYLSSLPGGWIADRLLGLRKAILYGAVLITAGHLSIGLSGFFGGKVMFFVGLILIVLGTGLLKPNISAIVGDLYPEGGERRDAGFSIFYMGINMGATFGQLITGILGEKYGFHWGFGAAGVGMLFGLIWFAVRARTTLGNIGIERSRDPDPTIQAGYESRVKVAVAVGLAIITLMVILTATGVIVLDPQVVGGYMLYALVGLAIAFFVFMFVAGKLNADEKKRVVVIGVLFLFAAIFWAAFEQAPTSLNLFAKDFTERHIGSFEVPALWFQSMNSAFIIIFAPIFAIIWTWLGKKNISISAPAKFALGLTMAAVGFFIMIFPANMLVASGGLLKVSAWWLAISYLFQTWGELLLSPVGLSSMTKLAPRRFVGQMMGIWFLAASVGNLIAGLVGGSVDPEKLEQTPQLFTWTTIALVVSAVILGLLAIPIARMMKNTEDVEMPETAV; encoded by the coding sequence ATGAGCACTAACGCAAGTGATCTAACCCCGAAGGCCGGACGCGAATTCTTCGGCCACCCTAAAGGACTCCCGACTCTTTTCATGACCGAGATGTGGGAACGCTTCTCGTTCTACGGCATCCGGCCGTTGTTGATCCTGTTTATGACCGCCACCCTGATGAATGGCGGATTTGGCTTCGAACGCCCGAAAGCGGCTGCGATCGTCGGCATTTATGCGGCGTGCGTCTATCTGTCCTCGCTTCCCGGCGGGTGGATAGCCGACCGGCTGCTTGGGCTGCGAAAAGCGATCCTGTACGGTGCCGTACTGATCACGGCGGGTCACCTATCGATCGGATTGTCAGGATTTTTCGGTGGCAAAGTTATGTTCTTTGTCGGTCTGATCCTGATCGTTCTCGGTACCGGTTTGCTCAAGCCAAATATCTCGGCTATCGTCGGCGACCTGTATCCCGAGGGCGGGGAACGGCGTGACGCGGGTTTCTCGATCTTCTACATGGGTATCAACATGGGTGCTACCTTTGGCCAGTTGATCACGGGAATACTTGGCGAAAAATATGGTTTCCACTGGGGCTTCGGCGCTGCCGGCGTGGGTATGCTGTTCGGCCTGATCTGGTTTGCCGTCCGTGCCCGCACGACGCTCGGAAATATCGGTATCGAGCGAAGCCGCGATCCAGACCCAACTATCCAGGCTGGATACGAATCGCGTGTAAAGGTGGCGGTAGCGGTCGGCCTTGCAATAATTACGTTGATGGTCATTCTGACGGCGACCGGCGTGATCGTTTTAGATCCGCAGGTGGTTGGCGGCTATATGCTCTACGCCTTGGTTGGCCTCGCGATCGCTTTCTTTGTGTTTATGTTCGTGGCCGGCAAACTAAATGCTGATGAGAAAAAACGTGTGGTCGTGATCGGTGTTTTGTTTCTGTTTGCGGCGATCTTTTGGGCGGCATTCGAGCAGGCCCCGACCTCGCTCAATCTCTTTGCAAAGGATTTTACGGAACGTCATATTGGCTCATTTGAAGTGCCGGCGTTGTGGTTCCAGTCGATGAATTCGGCATTTATCATCATTTTTGCACCAATTTTTGCAATCATTTGGACCTGGCTTGGAAAGAAAAACATCAGCATCTCCGCTCCGGCTAAGTTCGCCCTCGGCCTTACCATGGCAGCCGTCGGATTTTTCATAATGATATTTCCGGCGAATATGCTGGTGGCTAGCGGCGGGTTGCTTAAGGTTTCGGCCTGGTGGCTGGCGATCAGCTATCTATTTCAAACCTGGGGCGAATTGCTTCTGAGCCCGGTCGGACTCTCGTCCATGACAAAACTCGCCCCTCGCCGTTTTGTCGGCCAAATGATGGGTATATGGTTCCTTGCGGCTTCAGTAGGAAACCTGATCGCAGGACTGGTCGGCGGCAGCGTCGACCCTGAAAAGCTCGAGCAGACGCCTCAGCTCTTTACTTGGACGACCATCGCACTTGTTGTCTCGGCAGTGATCTTAGGCTTGCTTGCGATCCCGATCGCGCGAATGATGAAGAATACCGAAGATGTCGAGATGCCGGAAACGGCAGTTTGA
- a CDS encoding insulinase family protein: MKKILASFLTILSLLPSLGIAQKVERIGPKLQAPPLNQQAPYEIPIVTKTLANGLQIIVLPDASVPLVTVELAVRNGSFTEPPELNGLSHLYEHMFFKTNKATAVFRCEYLQFRNMNAYRQFGCDNEMKLKPELKDVSYVGQIDQLGIVNNGTTREEVVQYYFTTTSPNILPALRFIKDAARYPVFDPEEFAGEKANVLAELDRNLSQPGYYLNQESLDRLFYKYPTRKSPGGTRATVAAATTDQMRLIQSRYYVPNNSALVVTGDVDPQNIFKLGEELFGDWKKSEDPFIKFPLVEHPPLAKSEGAIVNQPVQSVLVQISWQGPSIGKDDAATYAADVFSFIIRQPDSRFQRALVDSQLTTGSNIGYYTQRNVGPIQAIVSTTPEKAKAAMKALYTEIAQFDKPGYFTDEELENAKTLIEADDLYSREKLSEYTHTLSFWWSTTGIDYFRGYHKNLRATTRADIIKYVKTYIQNKPHVSIALISPEQQAIAKLTPEDLIGGKQ, translated from the coding sequence GTGAAAAAAATTCTTGCCTCGTTCCTCACAATATTATCATTACTGCCATCTTTAGGCATCGCTCAAAAAGTCGAGCGGATCGGTCCGAAGCTGCAGGCGCCGCCGTTAAATCAGCAGGCACCGTACGAGATCCCGATCGTAACCAAAACTCTCGCCAACGGTCTGCAGATAATCGTTCTTCCCGACGCTTCGGTACCATTGGTCACGGTCGAATTAGCGGTGCGCAACGGATCATTTACCGAACCGCCCGAGCTCAACGGCCTATCGCACCTTTATGAACACATGTTCTTCAAGACGAACAAAGCGACCGCTGTTTTCCGTTGCGAGTATCTACAGTTTCGTAATATGAACGCCTATCGCCAATTCGGCTGCGACAACGAAATGAAGCTCAAGCCCGAATTGAAAGACGTGAGTTACGTGGGCCAGATCGACCAACTCGGTATCGTAAACAACGGCACTACCCGCGAAGAGGTTGTCCAATACTACTTCACCACCACGAGCCCGAACATTCTACCCGCGTTGCGATTTATCAAGGACGCGGCCCGATATCCTGTGTTTGATCCTGAGGAATTTGCGGGAGAGAAGGCAAACGTTCTCGCGGAGCTCGACCGCAACCTTTCCCAGCCCGGCTATTATTTGAACCAGGAATCTCTCGACCGGCTCTTCTACAAATATCCGACCCGCAAGAGCCCGGGCGGAACACGAGCAACCGTGGCCGCTGCAACGACCGATCAAATGCGGCTGATCCAATCCCGATATTATGTACCGAATAATTCGGCGCTTGTCGTGACGGGCGACGTCGATCCGCAGAATATCTTTAAGCTTGGCGAAGAGCTTTTTGGCGACTGGAAAAAGAGCGAAGATCCATTCATCAAGTTCCCGCTCGTCGAGCATCCGCCGCTCGCAAAAAGCGAAGGTGCGATCGTCAATCAGCCGGTTCAAAGCGTTCTCGTACAAATCAGTTGGCAAGGTCCTTCGATCGGTAAAGACGATGCGGCGACTTACGCCGCTGATGTGTTTTCGTTCATTATCCGTCAGCCGGATTCTCGGTTTCAGCGGGCGTTGGTGGATTCGCAATTAACAACTGGCTCGAATATCGGCTACTACACGCAGCGAAACGTTGGCCCGATCCAGGCGATCGTTTCGACCACGCCTGAGAAGGCGAAGGCCGCAATGAAGGCTCTTTATACCGAGATCGCACAGTTCGATAAGCCGGGATATTTTACAGACGAAGAGCTCGAAAACGCGAAAACCCTGATCGAAGCTGATGATCTCTACAGCCGCGAGAAACTCAGTGAGTACACGCACACTCTGAGCTTTTGGTGGTCGACGACGGGCATCGATTATTTCCGCGGTTATCACAAAAATCTACGTGCGACGACGCGTGCCGATATTATCAAATACGTGAAAACCTACATCCAAAACAAACCGCACGTCTCGATCGCCCTGATCTCGCCCGAACAGCAGGCGATCGCAAAACTTACGCCAGAAGACCTGATCGGAGGTAAACAATAA
- a CDS encoding insulinase family protein: MYRSTIKFVLFISIALTSVQLGYSQTVRTAPGQITEFDVNGMKVLIKRRLGTPTVAAGLYFRGGVKNLTADNAGIEGFALNIAAEGTRSYPRQKLRKETSSVGTVISAGANYDFSTLAMACTKQSFENSWKIFVDVAINPAFAPEDVERVRGTFLTGLRAQTDSPEGALDFVNDSILYAGHPYTNSPQGTVANITRFKASDLAAYHRGLVQASRMLLVIVGDLEPTDLQKQIEASFGKLPRGDYKDNPLPPLNFSKPTVDITAKAVETNYVKGTFAAPSIRDADYYAMRTAMTVLQQRVFEEVRGKRNLSYAPDAELDDMAANTASISASTTRPNEAVAVMLDEINKIKQGSVDAETIGQMGAYFLTTYYLKEETNAAQAAELAQYELLGGGWRNSLEFLDRMRKVKPAEIQAAANKYMKNIRFVIVGNPADVDKAFFLQN, encoded by the coding sequence ATGTATAGATCTACGATCAAGTTCGTCCTTTTCATCTCGATCGCACTCACGTCCGTGCAGCTCGGATATTCCCAGACCGTCCGCACAGCACCAGGACAGATAACTGAGTTCGATGTGAACGGAATGAAGGTTCTCATTAAACGCCGTCTAGGAACGCCGACGGTCGCGGCAGGACTATATTTTCGCGGCGGGGTCAAAAACCTGACGGCCGATAATGCCGGTATCGAGGGCTTCGCCCTAAATATCGCTGCGGAAGGTACTAGATCATATCCGCGCCAAAAGCTTCGTAAAGAGACTTCGAGCGTGGGAACGGTCATCTCAGCCGGTGCAAATTACGATTTCAGCACGCTGGCGATGGCGTGTACTAAGCAGAGCTTCGAGAATTCCTGGAAGATATTTGTCGACGTGGCTATCAACCCCGCCTTCGCTCCGGAAGATGTCGAACGCGTTCGCGGGACTTTCTTGACCGGCCTGCGAGCACAGACCGATTCGCCCGAAGGTGCTCTGGATTTCGTGAACGATAGCATTCTCTATGCCGGACATCCATACACGAACAGCCCCCAGGGAACGGTAGCAAACATCACAAGATTCAAGGCCTCCGACCTCGCCGCCTACCATCGCGGCCTCGTCCAAGCATCGCGGATGCTTCTTGTGATCGTTGGCGATCTTGAACCAACAGATCTTCAAAAGCAGATCGAGGCTTCTTTTGGGAAATTACCTCGCGGCGATTATAAAGACAATCCGCTGCCTCCGCTTAATTTTTCCAAGCCAACCGTCGACATCACCGCCAAGGCGGTTGAGACCAATTATGTAAAAGGAACATTTGCTGCACCTTCTATTCGCGACGCTGATTATTATGCGATGCGAACCGCAATGACGGTTTTGCAGCAGCGTGTGTTTGAAGAAGTTCGCGGCAAGAGAAATCTTTCATATGCTCCGGATGCAGAACTCGATGATATGGCTGCAAACACCGCTTCGATCTCAGCCTCGACGACGCGTCCTAACGAAGCCGTTGCGGTCATGCTCGACGAGATCAATAAGATAAAACAAGGTTCGGTCGATGCTGAGACTATCGGCCAGATGGGAGCATATTTCCTGACGACCTATTACCTGAAAGAAGAAACGAACGCCGCACAGGCAGCCGAACTCGCCCAATATGAATTGCTTGGCGGTGGTTGGAGAAATTCACTGGAGTTTCTTGACCGTATGCGGAAGGTAAAACCGGCTGAAATACAGGCAGCGGCGAATAAATATATGAAGAATATTCGCTTTGTCATAGTTGGAAACCCGGCCGACGTCGATAAAGCCTTTTTTCTTCAAAATTAA
- a CDS encoding FecR domain-containing protein: MNISAKRLLAILIGVMSLSGSLWAGSPAKAVNLPTALNMQVIDDDDEPEITDRVARISFIEGEAKVRRSGSDDWETLTLNLPLVEGDEISTDGGAKIEIQFDKNKHLRLDADSYLKVITLKDEGIALSLSLGTMSLRITAFDKAVSFFEIDAPRTTLAVQKAGRYRIDAGKEGDDEVRASVSEGGEARIYSDNAGFTLKDGRGTRIFVAGRNSGDWENTDASQFDDDFSQWASDREAVVAKRLSDGYYNKYYDDDIYGAEDLSDNGEWINTTDYGYVWSPSRLALAQYSDWSPYRYGHWRWMQPYGWVWVNDEPWGWATYHHGRWFSYGGRWVWSPYGYYRSSRSWWSPAYVVINIFNNNVCWYPLGYHRRRYNYNWNHQTPRNTKVSTRTPRAPLGNGPGRIPPGRVTNGKDPDVPITGVVSVDTKDFGSRNAHAKTATPAIARTILTKDPGSGTATTLPTYKDRRRSIDIVTERPPVDPVIMKTRVGAAPRKSDAPMDEELRTKRIFGGRPPQRTPETEPSVREPVVRLAEPRKTGAVERPPIVTKVDPGRMPPETEPEKPRRTPSVRETPVYTTPPTKETPRYTPPPRETPRYDPPKQTERAPRETPAQPAPKKETPPAKSEPKSSDKPALPSRKEKPDSN, translated from the coding sequence ATGAACATTTCAGCAAAACGTCTTTTGGCTATTCTCATCGGAGTAATGAGTCTGTCCGGTTCGCTTTGGGCCGGATCGCCAGCGAAAGCAGTTAATCTTCCAACAGCCCTGAATATGCAGGTCATTGATGATGATGACGAGCCCGAGATCACTGATCGCGTTGCTCGCATCAGCTTTATCGAAGGGGAGGCTAAAGTTCGTCGGAGCGGTTCGGATGACTGGGAAACCCTAACGCTCAACTTACCGCTGGTCGAGGGAGACGAGATCAGCACGGATGGCGGTGCGAAGATCGAGATCCAGTTTGATAAAAATAAGCATTTGCGGCTCGACGCTGATTCTTATCTGAAGGTCATTACGTTGAAGGACGAGGGAATTGCTCTCAGCCTTTCGCTCGGAACGATGAGTTTGCGGATAACGGCATTTGATAAGGCCGTTTCATTTTTTGAGATCGATGCCCCAAGAACAACTCTTGCGGTGCAAAAAGCCGGACGCTATCGGATCGATGCCGGAAAAGAAGGTGACGACGAAGTTCGTGCTAGCGTTAGCGAAGGCGGAGAGGCTCGCATCTATTCCGATAACGCAGGATTCACCTTAAAGGACGGGCGTGGCACCCGGATCTTCGTCGCGGGAAGAAATTCGGGAGATTGGGAAAATACGGATGCATCGCAGTTCGACGACGATTTTAGCCAGTGGGCCTCTGATCGCGAAGCGGTCGTCGCAAAACGCCTAAGTGACGGCTATTACAACAAATATTACGACGACGACATTTACGGAGCCGAGGACCTCAGCGACAACGGAGAGTGGATAAACACGACCGATTACGGTTATGTATGGAGCCCGAGCCGCCTTGCTCTCGCACAGTATTCCGATTGGTCGCCGTACCGTTACGGACACTGGCGGTGGATGCAGCCGTACGGCTGGGTCTGGGTCAACGATGAGCCGTGGGGCTGGGCGACGTACCATCACGGGCGCTGGTTCTCTTACGGCGGACGCTGGGTTTGGTCGCCTTATGGATACTATCGTTCGAGCCGAAGCTGGTGGTCTCCGGCGTACGTCGTCATCAATATTTTTAACAACAACGTCTGCTGGTATCCGCTCGGATATCATCGACGTCGATACAACTATAATTGGAATCACCAGACGCCGCGGAATACTAAAGTTAGCACTCGCACGCCGCGGGCTCCGCTAGGAAACGGTCCCGGGAGAATTCCGCCCGGCCGTGTCACCAATGGTAAAGATCCGGATGTTCCCATAACCGGCGTAGTTTCAGTTGATACGAAGGATTTTGGCAGCCGCAATGCACACGCAAAAACCGCAACACCTGCGATCGCAAGAACAATACTCACGAAAGATCCCGGATCTGGGACAGCGACGACTTTGCCAACTTACAAGGACCGCCGGCGAAGTATCGATATTGTGACGGAGAGGCCGCCGGTCGATCCGGTCATTATGAAAACCCGTGTCGGTGCTGCACCTCGAAAGTCCGACGCTCCAATGGACGAAGAACTGCGAACCAAACGCATCTTCGGCGGCCGCCCGCCGCAAAGAACGCCTGAAACAGAGCCGTCGGTCCGCGAACCAGTAGTTCGACTGGCCGAGCCGCGTAAGACAGGTGCGGTCGAGCGTCCACCTATCGTCACTAAGGTCGATCCGGGAAGAATGCCGCCCGAAACCGAGCCCGAGAAGCCGCGACGAACGCCGTCCGTTCGTGAAACGCCGGTTTATACAACGCCACCAACCAAAGAGACACCGCGATATACACCTCCACCTCGCGAGACGCCGCGGTACGACCCGCCGAAACAAACTGAAAGGGCTCCGCGTGAGACTCCGGCTCAACCGGCACCAAAAAAGGAGACCCCGCCTGCCAAGAGCGAGCCGAAATCAAGCGATAAACCTGCTTTACCCTCGCGCAAGGAGAAGCCGGATTCGAATTAA
- a CDS encoding nuclear transport factor 2 family protein has product MKHFIFISTVILTLTFTALGQKAAVGKPDPAKDVRDAFDRLVEGIKQADVDKVMSTYEKSDRLLIFNNNGSATIGWENVKSNVTASYAKVSNVTLDVTGLRVELLGKTAAYVSCKWKQTQENNGTVENSSGRMTLVFKLIGKDWKIVHRHTSPDRPDATRPVFPSERLPG; this is encoded by the coding sequence ATGAAACATTTTATCTTTATCTCGACCGTCATCTTAACTCTCACGTTTACCGCCCTCGGCCAGAAGGCTGCCGTTGGCAAGCCCGACCCGGCGAAGGATGTCCGCGATGCCTTCGACCGGCTTGTCGAAGGCATAAAGCAAGCCGACGTCGACAAGGTCATGTCAACCTACGAAAAAAGCGACCGGCTGCTCATCTTCAACAATAACGGCTCCGCGACCATTGGCTGGGAAAACGTGAAAAGCAACGTCACCGCCTCGTATGCAAAGGTTTCGAACGTCACGCTCGACGTTACGGGACTTCGAGTTGAATTGCTTGGAAAAACGGCAGCCTACGTTAGCTGCAAGTGGAAACAAACGCAGGAGAACAATGGGACGGTCGAGAATTCATCCGGCCGTATGACACTTGTTTTCAAGCTGATCGGAAAGGACTGGAAGATCGTCCACCGTCACACCTCGCCAGACCGCCCGGACGCAACACGCCCCGTTTTCCCGTCCGAAAGGCTGCCCGGATAA
- a CDS encoding NifU family protein, giving the protein MPKIADIQETPNPNAVKFILKEPVSHGTSHSFKTADAAADNALAKAIFDVGEVVSVFYMDKMITVEKTDDIDWDEILPDLAVPIREAPAVASTNGTAKKAAAATVGGAIGVAASDDPKLAAINELLDDRIRPYLAGDGGWLEIIDLDEETLRIRYEGACGSCPSSLTGTLMAIENMIREEIDPNLTVLAV; this is encoded by the coding sequence ATGCCAAAGATCGCTGATATACAGGAAACGCCGAACCCGAACGCGGTAAAGTTTATTTTAAAGGAGCCCGTTTCGCACGGAACGTCGCACTCGTTCAAGACGGCTGACGCCGCAGCGGATAATGCTTTGGCAAAGGCAATATTTGACGTGGGCGAGGTCGTGTCTGTGTTTTACATGGACAAGATGATCACGGTCGAGAAGACCGACGACATCGACTGGGATGAGATCCTGCCTGATCTCGCGGTGCCGATCCGCGAGGCTCCGGCTGTCGCTTCGACCAATGGGACGGCGAAAAAAGCAGCGGCTGCGACGGTTGGCGGTGCGATCGGCGTCGCGGCAAGCGACGATCCGAAACTCGCGGCGATCAACGAACTGCTCGACGACCGCATTCGGCCCTATCTCGCCGGCGACGGCGGTTGGCTCGAGATAATCGACCTCGACGAAGAAACTCTTCGGATCCGCTACGAAGGTGCCTGCGGTTCGTGCCCTAGCTCGCTGACCGGCACCTTGATGGCCATCGAGAACATGATCCGCGAAGAGATCGACCCAAATCTTACGGTCTTGGCCGTATAG
- the prmC gene encoding peptide chain release factor N(5)-glutamine methyltransferase produces the protein MTREPKPNIADSVARASAKLQDAGIDDARREASSLMAFAIGKTSAFIFAHPEYELTEAESKAFDSAVERREAREPFHYIVGRKEFYGLDFTVAPGVLIPRPETELLVEDAINILGELPNPRFVEIGVGSGCISVSILHNSPRATAVAVDISEPALGIARKNAEFYNVADRLALHHGDVYQGVEGEFDLIVSNPPYIPDSDLTTLQTEVGSFEPHSALFGGDDGLYIVRRIVADAPKFLKKAAIS, from the coding sequence ATGACACGCGAGCCCAAGCCAAATATAGCTGATTCCGTTGCCCGTGCGTCTGCGAAACTACAAGATGCCGGGATCGACGATGCACGCCGCGAAGCGTCATCGCTTATGGCGTTTGCGATCGGCAAAACCTCCGCTTTTATTTTCGCCCACCCCGAATACGAGCTGACCGAAGCAGAATCGAAGGCCTTCGATTCTGCCGTAGAGAGGCGGGAGGCACGCGAGCCTTTTCACTACATCGTCGGAAGAAAGGAGTTCTACGGGCTCGATTTCACAGTGGCTCCCGGCGTCCTGATCCCGAGGCCCGAGACCGAACTTTTGGTCGAGGATGCGATAAACATTCTAGGTGAACTGCCGAACCCGCGATTTGTTGAGATCGGTGTTGGCTCCGGCTGTATCTCGGTTTCGATCCTGCACAATTCGCCTCGGGCGACCGCGGTCGCCGTTGATATATCGGAACCGGCTTTGGGGATTGCCAGGAAAAATGCGGAGTTTTACAACGTCGCCGATCGTCTCGCTTTGCATCACGGAGATGTTTATCAAGGCGTCGAGGGCGAATTCGATCTCATCGTTTCCAATCCGCCTTACATTCCCGACAGCGATCTCACGACGCTGCAAACAGAGGTCGGCAGTTTTGAACCGCATTCAGCGCTGTTCGGCGGCGATGACGGGCTGTATATAGTGCGACGCATTGTTGCCGATGCTCCGAAGTTTCTTAAAAAGGCGGCCATATCTTAA
- a CDS encoding glycosyltransferase family 39 protein — translation MTSVRDTVSAFRPWLLAPAAFLTMLVLSWHRWTSLIVDIGREADMPLRLMNGEWLYRDIHYLYTPFSPYFNALLYRIFGPHLDTLAISGICWSAVLTILCYRIVRKLMPPLESSLAVCVVVVLCIFKPAGNLILPYSFAALHGTVFSIASVLFLMRFAENKKTAELWLCGLFIGLAGIAKQEFAFAGALTVAAYLLFLHRLKIGKLLRDLAIAGIAALLVFVPVIAELFVKMDAQMLINDCHLFYTNIPASLVYYNRFRAGLNFPVWSIVQMLGSLGVCIAVIAGIVFFSDRTYTLKRRSVMIFLGSTVLALVVGFLSVSQWDGSPIRSLPFLMIGMMAIAWRRRPDVGGPLFIAAIYALAIISRVILRVPSGGFSGSFFLPIGLCVTIYGLVWELPFYVEKWTSDSSSSLRAAAIARGFLVVAIIATMVSFGYRFRSKYVYEVTAVRGTAFVEKETGPVISETLRFIEQRTAPGDFIAVVPEGNDLAFLTARRINLRHQVLLPDFMSEQDELTASSLLMRDNVRYIFVPNRPMREFGSVAFGKDFYRTLGGWMQDNYRLVKVFGVPDGPEPEIGDPRYFIKAYERKDL, via the coding sequence ATGACATCTGTACGCGACACCGTTTCCGCCTTTCGTCCCTGGCTGCTTGCCCCCGCTGCGTTTCTGACGATGCTGGTTCTCTCATGGCATCGCTGGACGTCGCTGATAGTGGATATCGGCCGCGAGGCCGACATGCCGCTGCGGCTGATGAACGGCGAATGGCTTTATCGCGACATCCACTATCTTTATACTCCCTTTTCGCCCTATTTTAATGCCCTGCTCTACCGCATTTTCGGTCCGCATCTCGACACGCTTGCCATTAGCGGCATATGCTGGTCAGCAGTTCTTACAATTTTGTGTTATCGCATCGTGAGAAAGCTGATGCCGCCGCTCGAAAGCTCGCTTGCCGTTTGTGTCGTCGTCGTACTCTGTATCTTTAAGCCGGCGGGGAATCTGATCTTGCCGTATTCCTTCGCGGCTCTTCACGGAACGGTTTTTTCCATCGCTTCGGTGCTGTTTCTGATGCGATTCGCTGAGAATAAGAAAACGGCTGAGCTCTGGTTATGCGGGCTGTTCATCGGGCTGGCGGGTATCGCGAAGCAGGAGTTCGCGTTTGCAGGAGCACTTACAGTTGCAGCGTATCTTCTCTTCCTACACCGCTTGAAAATTGGAAAGCTCCTTCGCGATCTCGCGATCGCCGGAATTGCTGCCCTGCTCGTATTTGTTCCAGTGATAGCTGAACTGTTCGTCAAGATGGACGCACAGATGCTGATCAATGATTGTCACCTGTTCTACACGAATATTCCCGCGTCCCTCGTCTATTACAACCGCTTCCGCGCGGGGCTGAATTTCCCGGTATGGTCGATCGTTCAGATGCTTGGTTCTCTGGGCGTTTGTATAGCTGTGATCGCCGGGATCGTCTTTTTCAGCGATCGAACCTACACGCTGAAACGGCGATCCGTGATGATATTTCTCGGCTCGACCGTCCTCGCTCTGGTGGTGGGGTTTTTGTCTGTCAGCCAATGGGACGGAAGCCCGATTAGATCACTGCCGTTCCTTATGATCGGCATGATGGCGATCGCGTGGCGGCGTCGGCCTGACGTTGGCGGCCCGCTTTTCATCGCGGCCATATACGCACTTGCGATCATTTCGCGAGTAATACTGCGCGTACCGAGCGGGGGATTTTCGGGGAGCTTTTTTCTACCCATAGGGTTATGTGTGACAATTTACGGCCTCGTGTGGGAACTGCCTTTTTACGTTGAAAAATGGACAAGCGATTCAAGCTCCTCGCTGCGAGCTGCGGCGATCGCCCGAGGATTTCTTGTCGTCGCGATCATAGCTACGATGGTCTCGTTCGGCTACAGATTCCGAAGCAAATATGTTTACGAAGTAACAGCAGTACGCGGCACCGCTTTCGTTGAAAAGGAAACAGGGCCGGTCATTTCCGAAACGCTTCGTTTTATTGAGCAGCGAACGGCTCCGGGCGATTTTATCGCGGTCGTTCCGGAAGGCAACGATCTTGCATTTCTGACCGCACGGCGTATCAATTTACGTCATCAGGTGCTGCTGCCTGATTTTATGAGCGAACAAGATGAGCTCACCGCGAGCTCTCTACTCATGCGTGATAATGTACGGTACATCTTCGTCCCGAACCGCCCGATGCGCGAATTTGGCAGCGTAGCGTTCGGCAAGGATTTCTATAGAACGCTGGGAGGCTGGATGCAGGATAACTATCGCCTCGTAAAGGTTTTCGGAGTGCCCGATGGACCGGAGCCCGAGATCGGCGACCCGCGGTATTTTATTAAAGCTTACGAGCGGAAGGATCTATGA